Within Cyprinus carpio isolate SPL01 chromosome A11, ASM1834038v1, whole genome shotgun sequence, the genomic segment ACAAGGCTGTCCGCTGTTGAAGCACACAgggctggagaaaaacaaaaaaacagtcaaaacctTCTGCCATGAAGGAGACTTAGATCTGATCACCCGTAGAGATTGAATGCCCCGATTAGTTGGTATCTCAGCCAGGGAACGCAGAGGTACTCATGCAGCAGGGGCAGGGCTCCGAGAACACATAGGTGCAGGCTGTACTGGACAGACAAGACAGGTAGACATCGACAGTACCGGATTAACAGGACAGGGTGAGTTATTCCAAATCTCTTATTGACAAAAAGTGAGCAATAGCTGAGGGGCATGACATGAAACAATAATCCGACAGACGACTGCTTAAACCAACACTAGATAAAGAGTGAGCATTAAGGAGAAAGTGGGAACAGGTGTCATATCTGGGAGATCTAATTCGGTGGCGATTGGCGGCTCGCCGTGTAAGACGTTAAGACGTTTCGCAGAGGGAACATATTCTAAATTGCAATGATCCATCCAGACAATGAATGGTACAGTGGCCCCCTCAAGCCAGTGTCGCCATTCTCCAAGCGCCAGACGGATAGCCAACAGTTCTcggttaccaatgtcataatttcGTTCTGCAGGCGAAAGGTGATAGGAGTAGAACACGCATGGATCAACCTTGTCATCCTGGGCAGAGCGTTGCGACAAGATCGCTCCTACCCCGATTTCGATGAACTGATGCGCAGGATCAGGAGTAATAAGTATGGGCATGGAGGTAAAAAGTATCTTGAGTCGCAAAAAAGCCCCTAGAACACCCCCCCCAAACGAATCTAACCTTGGACGAGGGGAGGGCGGTGAGAGGGGTGGCAACCTggctaaaaattataaaaaaaaatcaataaaaaaaattaaaaaaccaaaaaaaaccgtTGAAGAGTGAGTCGAGAATCTGGGACCATCCAATCAAGAACAGCTCGAACCTTGTCAGGGTCATAATTTCGTTCTGCAGGCGAAAGGTGATGGGAGTAGAACACGCATGGATGAACCTTGTCATCCTGGGCAGAGCGTTGCGACAAGATCGCTCCTACCCCGATTTTGATGAACTGATGCGCAGGATCAGGAGTAATAAGTATGGGCGTGGAGGTAAAAAGTATCTTGAGTCGGTCAAAAGCGCCTTGAGCAGCCTCCGTCCAAACAAATCTAACCTTGGACGAGGGGAGGGCGGTGAGAGGGGCGGCAACCTGGCTAAAGTTTAGAATAAAGCATCGATAAAAATTTGAAAACCCCAAAAACCGTTGAAGAGTAAGTCGAGAATCTGGGACCATCCAATCAAGAACAGCTCGAACCTTGTCAGGGTCCATGCTAATCCCCTCCGCAGAAACTACCGAACCGAGAAATGTAACCGACTTAGCGTGAAAGACGCACTTCTCAGCCTTAACGAATAGACGATTCTCTAGCAAAAACTGCAGAACACGGCGAACGTGTTGAATGTGTACCTGGAGGGAgggtgaaaaaattaaaatgtcatccaAGTATACGAACACAAAAACGTTAAGCATGTCTCTCAAGACATCGTTAACCAAGGCCTGAAAACAGCGGGAGCGTTGACCAGGCCGAAAGGTAAAACCTGGTATTCAAAGTGGCCAACGGGAGTATTGAACGCGGTCTTCCACTAGTCCCCCTCCTTGATACGCACCAAATGGTAGGCGTTGCGCAAGTCTAACTTAGTAAATATCTTTGTGCCCTGCAGGATCTCAAAGGCTGATGACATAAGAGGCAAGGGATAACGGTTCTTGACTgttatgttgttcagccctcgATAGTCGATACAGCGACGCAAAAAGCCATCTCTattctttacaaagaaaaaacCCGCGCCGGCGGGAGACGAGGATGGAACAATAATTCCTGCGTCGAGTGATTCCGTAAGATACTTCTCCAGAGCCTCACACTTGGGTGCCGAAAGGGAGTACAATCTACTGTGAGGAGGTATAGTGCCAGGGAGAAGTTCAATACTACAGTAGTACGGCCGGTGAGGCAGTAAAGAAACAGCCCGAGAACGGCTGAAAACCGCTCGCAGATCATGGTACTCCTCCGGGACTCCAGACAAATCATCAGgttcctcctgaaacacagaaacagaagacACAGCACGGAGAGCAGATACCAGACAATTAACATGACAAGATAAGTTCCATGTATGAATAGACCCCTTGACCCAGTCAATCTGAAGATTATGTTGAATAAGCCAGGGATGCCCTAAAACAATGGGTGTACCGgggactaaaaaataaaaaaataaatagtctcTTGGTGGTTGCCGGAGACAGTGAGACTCACCGGACTGGTGACACGGCGAACAGAAGAGAGTTCTCTGCCATCCAGGGCAAAGACGGGGGTAGTTCTAGTTAAGTTGACCAAGGGAATCTTGTGTTCACAAGCCCAACTCTCATCGATAAAATTGCCCTCTGCACCCGAGTCGATAAGAGCAGGAGCAGTAGCTGAGGAGCCCGCTCAACGAAGAACAGCAGAGATCGTAGTGCGAGATCTGGGTGATGAGGAAATGACAGACGCGCTCACCAGTACTCCTCCATCTACTGGCGAGCTCTGGCTTTTAACATGCAGGAGGACACAAAGTGACCAGCTGCACCGCAGTAAAGACAAAGGCGATTAAGTATCCGTCGTTGTCGATCCTCTGAGGAGATGTGAACGCttcccacctgcatgggctcggcATCAGGCTGGTTGCGAATGGGAGCTGTGGCGGATGAGAGGGTATCGCACGGCCTGGGATAGGAAGTACGAACACGTCGCCTCTGCTCGAAACACTTATCCAAGCGCATGGCCAGTTCGATGAGTTGATCCAACTGAGTCGGTGACCCCCGTGTGTAAATCTCCTCCTTAAGGTCTAAGTTCAGCCCCTCCAGAAAGAGAGTGATAAGTGCAAGCTCATTCCACTCACTTGAAGTCGCCAATGTCCGGAACTCTATTGCGAAATCGGCCACCGATCTTCTGCCTTGACGTAGAACTGCAAGAAGACGTGAAGCCTCACAGCCAAAGACTGATCTATCAAAGACCTTTATCATCTCGTCCTTAAAGAGCCCGAAAGCGCGACAGCATTCCGAACGAGCCTCCCAAACAGAAGTTCCCCACTCGCGTGCACCCCCCGTGAGAAGTGACAGACATATGCAATGCGAGCCCGATCCTCCGCATACATCTGGGGCTGGAGAGAAAAGACAACCTCACATTGAATGAGAAAAGCTCTGCACTCAGCGGGCTCACCGGCATAACAGGATGGATTGTTGATTCACGGCTCTGGAGGCAGCTGTCGGGTGAGAGACCTGGATGGGTCCTGGTGAAGGTGAAGAAGAAGGGCAGATAAATCTGAAACCTGATCAGCCAGGCTCCTAACAGCTTGATGAGCGGCGGCCAGCTCCTCTTCGTGTCTGCCGAGCATCGCTCCCTGGATCTCGACCGCCGAATGGACGGGCATCTCCTCTGGTGGATCCATAGTGGTCGGATTATTCTGTCACAGTCATAAGGGGAAAAAAGATCCAAAAGCAGAGGTTCACAGgctttaacagtctttaatgaataaGAAAAACAAGGCTGTCCGCTGTTGAAGCACACAgggctggagaaaaacaaaaaacagtcaaaaccTTCTGCCATGAAGGAGACTTAGATCTGATCACCCGTAGAGATTGAAGACCCCAATTAGTTGGTATCTCAGCTGGGGAATGCAGAGGTACTCATGCAGCAAGGGCAGGGCTCCGAGAACACCTAGGTGCAGGCTGTACTGGACAGACAAGACAGGTAGACACCGACAGTACCGGATAGACAGGACAGGGTGAGTTCTTCCAAATCTCTTATCGACAAAAAGAGAGCAATAGCTGAGGCGCATGACATGAAACAATAATCCGACAAAAAGTATGCTTGAACCAACACTATGTAAAGAGTGAGCATTAAGGAGAAAGTGGGAACAGGTGTCATTGCAAAGCAGCGCGAGCGCTGATTGCGATGACTAACAGGTGCgggtgtgttagtgtgtgtatatgtgtgtgtgtgtgtgtgtgtgtgtgtgtgtgtgtgtgtgtgtgtggaaggatagagagagagggagaagataACCTGACTCATGACAGGTTTGGTTTCAGAGCCTTTGTATCTTTGTGTCCAAGTATCTTCACTCAGAGCAAATGTAACACTGACCTGAAGGGTATAATTAACGCTTttaccccccaccccctccccctcCTAATGGAGGATTTTGGATTTCttccaaaaaatataattaaaaaggtcTGTACTGGCACtgtagaatattttaataataaaacaggaATTATTCTTTTTAGAAACAGAAGGCCCCCTAAGGCCCGGAAAACACATGCGCTTCTTGCCAACTAAAACTGAGGTGAGTCAGAGACAGTTTTCTACCTCTTGATTTCTTTAGTCTGAATACACTTCAAGGACAACCCAAGAGAACCGCTGCTCTCAAAAAGAGATCAAAATTGAGTTTTCTCCATTACATCTATGACGCAAATCAATAGCCGAGAATGTGAATTTTGAATTCCAGCATACCtgcataaaatataattgtaataatttttctatAGTCATTATCAAAAGCATGCCTATATTTTTGTTGATGCACTGTACAATGTAACGAACAATGTTCTTCTGATTAAAATATTTCCACTATCTACTAATGTACCAGCCAGAAAAAGTCCACATGTCTGATTAAAGCTGGGGACACATCTTGAGTCCTTGTTGAAGTTTCACTAGTTCAGCTATTTTTAACCACGGTTCTAAAATGTCAAGGGCTGGGTGACTGGGGATCAGCATCTGAAGTATCAATGAGATTACAGGGACACTCACACCTTCCAAAGctattttttctttgttcatcTACTTTCTCAGCCATATATGCTCTTGTGCAGTGATGGTGTCAGCCGGTAAAGGTAAAGAGAcggaaggaaagagagagaaagtctcACTCAGAAGGGCTACATTGGCAAgtgatgtttttgtgttattgGTATGATGAAAACAATCTTGGTTGTGGCTGTAATAGGCAGTCATGCACAGCACACTCTAGTGGTGTAAAGCAAAAATGGGATTTGTGTTgtgaaaatacttatttttgaaGGAGCATTATAAAGAAGCATTTTTATAGTAGCAAGAATAAAACTCAAAAGAATCGTTTAATAAATTTAAGGACCAATAAACTAGTTAATTATTGCCATggcctaaattattattattattattattatttaatatataataatatgtaatagctacagacaaattatatatatatatatatatatttatatatatatttctttccttttttcataTTCTTTTCATACAGTGCAAGTAAACAGTAACTGAATCTCTAACATTTCCCTTCAAGGACGAATGAAGgtcatatggatttggaacaacatgagtgtgaattttaatttttgagtgaaatagcCCTTTAAtccacttaaaatatataaaatataaacttatttaaaaaaaaaaaaaaaaaaaaaaaaatataatatatatatatatatatatatatatatatatatatattttatatatatatatatatatatatatatatatatatatatatatatatatatatatatatatagttaatttgtGTGCTTGTGGTTTCTTAATGCAAATTACACTtagtttttattatgtaatgcaatggCATTCATACATTTGTAGGTGTGGCTTTTGGGGCCTCCATATACATCTCATAGTATAATGGACCTGGATTCTTGGAGTCATTCCCTGCCTGTCCTGCACtcatgaattaaatatttgaatattaaatacagtTCCCAGACATCACCTTACAGGACTTAATTGTCCTCTGTCCTTGACATGTGTAAACTCACACTCTCCTTAGTGTCCTAACCcatatttcattccaaacctttgaAAAACAGGTTAAACCTGGTCTAAAAAAGCAAGAATGTCAGTTAAAAGCCAAAACAGACACATCACCTCAACGCTTTACAGGACAGGAAGACACATCAAAATAAACTGACTACAGCTAACATGGAAACATACTATATACAAATCCAAGCACATGAAATGATACGATTTAGTTTATTGTCATAACTTAACCTTGCTATATTATAAGCCTAGTGGAAATTAAAATCGATGGAAATATCTATAGATTTTTAGGGTCTTTTTGACGCAACCTCCTAGCAGCCacacagaacaccatagcaactgaaTATCATCATGATAAAGACCACTCTGAAAGCCTTAGAAACTGCAAAGAATCCAACTATAACACCTTTATGGTGACaagtttttgttgctgttgttttgatgtttttattttattatatagtttttacatAATTCCAAATCTTCCCTTCCTTATATTCAGATGTAAAGGGTTATTTGCTGGTTCATAATGAAGCCCTGGAGACATTTATTTATCCAGTGCCACACCAAGAAATTATGCTCCACagattgtttatttttcctttattagATTAGGGTTATAATAATTTAGACCTGAGGTAAGAATAGTTTACAAAAAGAAATATTAGCAAaagatggttttaaaaaaaatacattttataggaGAACAAGAAAAGACTGGAAAGTCAATCTATTAtcacattaattattattgatgCACTAAATGATATAGTAAATACCAGTTGTTTGTGTTAACATCAGTTCAACAATTATATGTGATGTCAGATGAGTAAAGCGGGTTGAGGGCAGACGTTTCAGAAGGATTTCCATCTGATGGCTGAGAAAATGGTGTGGATTACATACATTAAAGTGGTGAAAAAGGAAAACACCTGAAATGAAAAAGACATAACTAGTCAATATACTTCAACAAGTAAAATGAGCAGCTGCtagtttaaaatgacttttattggTGTAATCTAATGTAGTCAAGTTGATTTAATTATACGAAATcagttaataaaacatttattttatttgttaccacATGAATCACATTTACGTTACCTAAAAAGACgttttttcaatgattttttaCTATACGGACTCACCACAGCAGCTACATCCAGCTTGTAAAAAAGTGTCTCTTTGACATTGTCTGCACTGAAAAGAACTGTTATAAAAGCTAGAAGCACAGAAGCACTGAGATAGAGGAGCGCTGCAAATCCATGGTATGCTACATCCtgcagagagaaaagaaaataagaaaatgtgttttgtgtcttCATTAGGAGAGAGGAATTAACAGATAGAAAGAGAAGTAGttgaaataaaaagagaaagtgGAAAGGGAATAGACAAAGAGAGAGATAATGAACTCACCGCGCTTGCCCAAAAGTTTCTGTTTTGATGAGACCCACAGGCAAAGATCAGCAACCACAGGAATGTCATGATGAAACAGAAAATTGCCACAGAGATCACGTATGCCTGGGGGTTGGCAGGATAGACGTACGTAGATCCAACCAAGCTCACCACCAGACCACCAGAGACCTGAAAGATGAACATAATGAACATTTCACTTACAGAATCCCTCTTTATTCCTGAAGTTACAGAGCTTCCAGGTGTATTAGAAAAATGCACTACATTCAAAtggataaacatttattaagAACTCTCCTACCCTTGTAAACATCTTTACAAATGAATTGTTTTAAAGCTTTTCCTAAAATACTGAATCAATATCAAACTCAAAACATTGGATTTAagagaaaataatgacatttaaataaactgaataaaatatagacaCTTTCTGACATTTACCAGTGATGTTTTCCTGTTGAAAACTTTGGAAGATTAcagatttatgtattttgtatatatttatttacagtatgtatttacttaattataaatcAAATCACTTAATTTGGATTTAACAGTATAATCTTTAGACCATactttaatactaatattttttattattaacatttttttttttttggtaaatatttgattttaactgattattaaaataaattcagataaataATGCCAGATTCTCCAGGAATTTTCACAGTAATTGTTGCCATTAAACAAACAGGTACCACTTAGAgtaattaacaaatattataaaatgtttaacacatcagtatttttattctgtaatttatgtatattttacttAAGCAATAATgaattgaataattttaaataggtTGGATTTAACAACATGAATTTGGATTGACacactttaaaaatatgcaattaatactcaaaaattgttaatgtttttttaacgaATTAATTGTTGCCAGTTAAATAAATAGATACCACTTGCTTAACTAACAAATATTGTACGTTTAACAGATACGTTTTTGAatttcctttaaataaattacataacagCTTTTTGTTTCATAATGTTTCATAGTGACATGAATGAAAACAACATCAGTAAATTAACCAGCTAATTAAAATCAACTCACAAGCTCTGGAAGGTAGAGAATGTCAGGTATGGTGCAGAATATGGCCCCTCCGCGGGGCAGGTAGCCCATTTGTCCCGTATTGGTTGCCATATGTGCACACCTGCTTGTCCTCTCTGTACAGGTAGAATGAATGTGTAGAAGTGCTCAAGATGTGTTTATTAAAGAGGCTGACAGAGTGCTGGACAGACCTGTTCATCTTGATGCATTCCATGAAGACCCACCCCGCGCAACCgcagggaaaaagaaaagaaaagaaagaaaatgagcaGAAAACAGCAGCTAAAAGTAAACTGTGATATATTATACCAAAAATTTCTTCATACAATGGACTACCAGTACAATGtataaaaatttgggaccaaaattattcagacacttaacctgaccatgttttgcttaagacATTActtctgacattatcaagatgaatttgttctgacacagtttaactctgagtacttgtcatattttattatcattttctaaactatagtgaataaactgtgataatgtgtgaaatgttgaaggtgtctgaataaattttgatttgactgtacatgtatatttaaatatacatgtacagtatatatatatatatatatatgtatatatatatatatatatatatatatatatatatatatatatatatatatatatatatatatatatatataaatatatatgtgtgtgtgtatgtgtgtgtgtgtgtgtgtgtgtttaggtctATATACTTTCTAATTTACGCTTTGTAAGGCTATTagcaaaatgaaatgtaatagaAAATAAGTTCTTTCCCTAACAGTAGGCTACAGGTGATGAGTAGTTGATCCGGTTAAGATTACCTGTGTTTAACTAGAACACAGGTGAACATTGTGCGTGTCAGAGCATGACTCCGGATTCAGTTTCATAGACATTTTTGTGTGATGAATGAGATATTTCTTGCAATCAAGGTTTCATTCTTCGCACTGTCTAGTTATATCCAGGCTCTAATATTGCATCATGTATAGTTTAAGGTGACCAGACATCCCCGTTTTCTGGAGACAGTCCTGGTTTTTGGTGTCCTGTCCCCGACTGAAGCTGTCCCCGGAAATGTCCCCGatttacagcacatttaaaacagctctgcaaatacactgtaaaaagccCAGCCAAATAACCTGCTGGTTTCCAGAACAATGTAGTGATTATTTTCACCGACAGAGAGGGCTGCAACCCCCAACCATTAATTGGTTGAGTGTGGTTACTTTagaacagtggttttcaaaccgctcttgcaagcacccctagcacctcacattttgtatgtctccctatatgtGACACACCCATTTctggtcttgcagtctctactagtgagctgatgagttgaatcaggtgtgatagataagGGAAACGAAAAATGTGCAATGCCAGGGGTgctcgcaggaccggtttgaaaaccactgctttagaacataaacaggggccagttgcataagcATAGACATTGTGCTAAGACTgagtcttaagaactagtttgaccgaCTGTGTAGCAGTTAGATAATCAGTCTCACATTTCTGATTAAAATTGGGCAAATCTACATACTTGTAACTGACTTTAAACAGTTATCACCAGTCTAGAAGAAAACTAATTAGACGGCTacctttttaagactagtctaagctgtttatgcaactggcccctggacAAGAGCAGAGCCTTTGTTATCATCAATTATCAAAATAGACACTGTTATCATTTTCAAGGTAGCCATATACAAACTATTCATGTTAAATCAAAGTAATACTGTTTCTTTGTACAATATAACTGCTTGATGAGGGTGCTGGATTGTTTTGCACACAATTATAACCTTCAAAAAAGTTCCGCTGTGGGTGAAAACTACACCTtgatgtgaataataataatcaaataggCAATCACATGCAACAATTACATTTGCAGACGGCACATACTTTGTGCTCAAAATAAgcctaaaatgttaaataattagcCTAATTAGTGATAGATAATGTTATGACCCTGTTAAGGGACCAACATAAGAAAGCGTTCTAAAGGCAACATATACCACAGggcaaaaattaaagttttattgtaTGGGTAAAAGAATAACCAAAAATAGGAAAACAgcaaaaagatgttttgaaacataaacaaatcataaataagGACTGGTGAGCTAACTAATTTAAACTACTACTTACTCCAGAGTTAAGAAAACTTCTTATCTTCCGAGGAGGAAATCAAACACAGCAAAAGTCTTCTGGGTCAGCTCACTTACGCTTTCTATGTACTCTATATGGTAACTAAACAagcaatcactcacacacacaccatccttAAACAAAAGAGAATAAggaaaatcaaacacaaacatagTTTGCAGGGCAAGCCGCCACTGAAGTGCCCCCAGCAGCTCTTAAATAAGTAGAGGCCTCAGGTATTTGTGATAGTCTCCGCCCCCATCCAATAAGCAGCTGCACTCAGGAaaggaaaaagaggaaagaaaaagcaGGGGCTCTTAACAATAAGATACATTTCCAAAAGTAAAAACATACTATTCAATTTTAAAGGTcaaaagttattattatataacacatTACATTCAcagaattttttaataataataataaaaaatagtacaattagaaagtgttaattttttttttacacattctcagatctgttttgttttatttttgtaatatggtTTTGTAAAGTCGCAATTTTGTTACaatatgctactgttttgatcTGTGTGTTATTTGTAATagttactatttactatttttcataGTGTGtgattttttggtgaattgtacAACTAGGGTCAATTTgacaaatatcataatttttattaattataataacactgTATGGAACacacaacaatttaaaaacaaaaatatacatacaatttattGTGCCCGTTTTTTTTAGTTCATAGATATTTACAAGGGAGATTTCAATGATATTTTGACTATTGAATTAGGAAATGTCCCCGGTTTCCATTTGAGAAATGTACTCACCTTAGCATAGTTCATATTAGAAGTGTCAAAGGTTTGAGTAGGtgatttctaatctttttgtgaTTATTTAGTTGAAGCTTGTTCTGTCCACTGTGAGATGTTTCAAGCAGAGAAGAGGCAGCGCAGAAGCCTATTGTGCTTTCaaaatctatattaaattatatgggATCTCCTTCAGTGCTTTCAGaatctttactttttattttgtttctgtattttaaaatatatttttatattaacattttaatgacagtatatttagtgaacattatttatcaaaataagcagaaaatagcctacaaactttgctaaagtgattgttttaaacaagtattaacttagacattatttaaacaaacaaacaaacaaacaaaaaaacattattttagctaAAGTATTTATCAATACTGTGTGCCTTTTACCCGTGATTGTGAAACACGAAACACCTCACAtgatttattgtgaaaataagttatttttcaCGTTAATCTGGTCAGTTTTGATCAAGAACAAAGCACTGTGGCTTTAAATCAGCGTAAGCAAAATGGCACACGATCGCTGCTGCGAATCTAccaaaaatctctcttttgcacaTCTGATCTTGCCCTGCGCATACTTGACAGCACACCGTCTTGAACCCCACACTGCCATCTAGTGTCTGATCTTGTAGTTACATCACCTTATGGTGTCATCACGTGGTTTCTGTTACTTTGCTCAGCGCTGCTCATGATGCACCAATCACAGTTGCTTTCGATAACGATTTTTAAATACATCTGTCTCCTGTCTGTCTTCTCCTGAGACAAAACTGTCCTAAAATTTGTATGCGATTCAGCTTTTATGAGTTCATCTCCCTAGATGCACTCAATGTTCTCCCCAATAAGAATCGGTTAACATTGTTTTCCTGTGAATTAAATGCGCATTTGGTCCGTGTGCTACGGTAACACGGAAACGCCGCAGGTTAACTGTTTATGTTTGAAGCTGATTTGGGCTCATAGAGAGATACGTTATATTGCTCACGGGCGTGAAGTTTGAGCTGTTTCTTTCGGTTGCTGTCTTCTAGTCGGTGGCTGCTGAACATCCACTTCCTGGTAGGAATGCTGAATGCTTTGTACAATCATTATTATTTCACTTAACAGGTCATTTGCAGACTGATAAACGATCTCGCGTGTTTGTTTTCGCTGTGTAATAAGGTCATTCATGTCATTTATAGTTTATCAAGCATTCTGCTGAAAAAAGGGGCATTCCACGAATGTATATATTACGGTGACCAGGATAGgacatgttcggttcacttaACAGTTTTGTCGTGGCCGTGAGATACATTTACTTGTGTAAACGTGATATAATGTCGTGGCCACAAGATtattttgtcgaggtaacgacaTATCGATGTGAAGTCGTGGCCTCGAGAtcctatgttgagggaacaacatcacagtgttgccagatctcgcgagacaaataagcaaccaGGCCTGTGaaaacaagcccaaaacaagCGACTTTTTCTACGGAGCCCCCCTAGGTTCCgggaagagaaaaataaataaactgtgtgcACGGTTTTACAATCCGTGGGGACGGATTTTAAACTGTGGGACAGATTGTCAATTTACATCCATGTGGACAGATTGGTAAACTGGGCACAGTTTTACAAAACTGCACACAtggtacagtttatttatttttctccccCCTGAGCTTCAGGACCATGACCATAAGAGGGAGTTAAACCaccttttaacattatttaacattagaAAACTGATGGGATATCA encodes:
- the LOC109104570 gene encoding myelin and lymphocyte protein-like; translation: MATNTGQMGYLPRGGAIFCTIPDILYLPELVSGGLVVSLVGSTYVYPANPQAYVISVAIFCFIMTFLWLLIFACGSHQNRNFWASADVAYHGFAALLYLSASVLLAFITVLFSADNVKETLFYKLDVAAVVFSFFTTLMYVIHTIFSAIRWKSF